In one Zalophus californianus isolate mZalCal1 chromosome 10, mZalCal1.pri.v2, whole genome shotgun sequence genomic region, the following are encoded:
- the PFKFB2 gene encoding 6-phosphofructo-2-kinase/fructose-2,6-bisphosphatase 2 isoform X5 — MILNFAKENSFKVFFVESVCDDPDVIAANILEVKVSSPDYPERNRENVMEDFLKRIECYKVTYRPLDPDNYDKDLSFIKVINVGQRFLVNRVQDYIQSKIVYYLMNIHVQPRTIYLCRHGESEFNLLGKIGGDSGLSVRGKQFAQALRKFLEEQEIADLKVWTSQLKRTIQTAESLGVTYEQWKILNEIDAGVCEEMTYAQIEKQYPDEFALRDQEKYLYRYPGGESYQDLVQRLEPVIMELERQGNVLVISHQAVMRCLLAYFLDKGADELPYLRCPLHTIFKLTPVAYGCKVETIKLNVEAVNTHRDKPTDNFLIQNNFPKNQTPVRMRRNSFTPLSSSNTIRRPRNYSVGSRPLKPLSPLRALDTQEGADQPKTQAETGLAVHRHSSSASLTSLC; from the exons GTATTCTTTGTGGAATCTGTCTGTGATGATCCTGATGTCATTGCTGCCAACATCCTG GAGGTAAAGGTGTCGAGCCCTGACTACCCTGAAAGAAACAGGGAGAATGTGATGGAGGACTTCCTGAAGAGAATTGAGTGCTACAAAGTCACCTATCGACCCCTTGACCCAGACAACTATGACAA GGATCTTTCTTTCATCAAGGTGATAAATGTGGGCCAGCGATTTTTAGTGAACAGAGTCCAGGACTACATCCAGAGCAAGATAGTCTACTACCTCATGAATATCCACGTGCAGCCTCGCACCATTTACCTTTGCCGGCATGGAGAGAGCGAATTCAACCTCTTGGGGAAGATTGGGGGTGACTCTGGCCTCTCGGTGCGGGGAAAACAG TTTGCCCAGGCTCTAAGGAAGTTTCTGGAGGAACAGGAGATAGCAGACCTCAAAGTGTGGACGAGCCAGCTAAAGAGGACTATCCAGACTGCTGAATCCCTGGGTGTGACCTATGAGCAGTGGAAGATTCTGAATGAGATCGATGCT GGCGTGTGTGAGGAGATGACCTATGCGCAGATTGAGAAGCAGTACCCGGATGAGTTCGCACTTCGAGATCAAGAGAAATACTTGTATCGGTACCCTGGTGGGGAG TCATACCAGGACCTTGTGCAGCGGCTGGAGCCCGTCATCATGGAGCTGGAGCGGCAGGGCAACGTCCTCGTCATCTCCCACCAGGCTGTCATGCGCTGCCTGCTGGCCTACTTCTTGGATAAGGGTGCAG ATGAGCTACCATACTTGAGGTGCCCCCTCCATACCATCTTCAAACTTACTCCTGTGGCCTACG gaTGTAAAGTGGAAACAATTAAACTCAACGTGGAGGCTGTGAACACTCACCGTGACAAGCCAACC GACAACTTCCTGATTCAGAACAACTTCCCCAAGAACCAAACCCCTGTAAGGATGAGAAGGAACAGCTTTACGCCTCTGTCCAGTTCGAATACAATAAGGCGTCCAAGAAATTACAGTGTTGGGAGCCGGCCCCTCAAGCCCCTCAGCCCTCTCCGTGCCCTGGACACGCAAGAAGGGGCCGACCAGCCGAAGACCCAA GCAGAGACCGGGTTGGCTGTGCACAGGCACTCTTCTTCAGCGTCCCTCACATCGCTTTGCTGA